From a region of the Zingiber officinale cultivar Zhangliang chromosome 4B, Zo_v1.1, whole genome shotgun sequence genome:
- the LOC121978060 gene encoding polygalacturonase ADPG1-like, protein MINQRRPRSSALLLLLFASFVAGTLAATYRVTDYGAKGDGITDDTQAFTNAWRAVCLNSKEASTLLIPGGKVYLLGLTKFGGPCKHYIRVQVDGNLKRVDEVWSDDDNNWLLFINLNGRTVAGPGEIDGQGASWWACEEAKACAFLAANSLALLHVTKAQVLGLSFKNSAMMHVAIGMSVGVRISNLKITAPAESPNTDGIHVERSRHVIISDCQISTGDDCVSVSSGAKDVNISRIRCGPGHGLSIGSLGIEKSYATAEGIHVSDSTIVRTDNGVRIKTWQGATGFARDISFRNISLTEVRNPIIIDQFYCPRGGCKNEVTASACLLLYFSWVFACSLINSFVLVPCWIRYMCASSKTSAVQVSDVKFIGVKGTSANDMAIRLECSQSSGCHDVVMEDVDIRNAVPGEQAQAFCFNAHGKKAKVVKPDVPCLSY, encoded by the exons ATGATCAATCAGAGACGTCCACGTtcttctgctcttcttcttcttcttttcgctTCATTTGTTGCTGGAACTCTGGCAGCAACGTACAGGGTGACAGATTATGGAGCCAAAGGAGACGGCATCACCGATGATACTCAA GCGTTTACGAATGCATGGCGTGCAGTGTGCTTAAACAGCAAAGAAGCATCGACCCTGCTTATTCCTGGAGGGAAAGTGTATCTGTTGGGACTGACCAAATTCGGAGGACCGTGTAAACATTACATTAGGGTTCAG gTCGATGGAAATCTTAAACGGGTTGATGAAGTGTGGTCGGATGATGATAATAACTGGCTACTGTTCATTAACCTCAACGGCAGAACCGTCGCCGGCCCCGGCGAAATCGACGGCCAAGGAGCCTCCTGGTGGGCATGCGAAGAGGCAAAG GCATGTGCATTTCTCGCTGCAAAT TCTCTTGCGTTGCTGCACGTCACGAAGGCGCAGGTTTTGGGGTTGAGCTTCAAAAACAGCGCCATGATGCACGTCGCCATCGGGATGAGCGTCGGCGTCAGGATCTCAAATCTGAAAATCACCGCCCCCGCCGAGAGCCCCAACACCGACGGCATCCACGTCGAGCGGAGCCGCCACGTCATCATCAGCGACTGCCAGATCAGCACCG GCGATGACTGCGTATCTGTAAGCAGTGGCGCTAAGGATGTGAACATCAGCCGCATAAGATGCGGTCCTGGCCACGGATTAAG CATTGGAAGCCTGGGGATAGAAAAAAGCTATGCGACAGCTGAAGGCATCCATGTCTCCGACTCCACGATCGTACGGACTGACAATGGAGTCAGGATCAAGACATGGCAG GGGGCAACTGGGTTTGCGAGGGACATATCGTTCAGAAATATTAGCTTGACGGAAGTGAGGAACCCCATCATAATAGATCAGTTCTACTGCCCTCGCGGCGGCTGTAAGAATGAGGTAACTGCATCTGCATGCTTGCTCTTATATTTCAGCTGGGTTTTTGCTTGCTCGCTAATTAATTCTTTTGTTTTGGTTCCTTGTTGGATTCGATATATGTGTGCATCGTCAAAGACGTCGGCTGTTCAAGTGAGCGACGTGAAGTTCATCGGAGTGAAAGGGACGTCGGCGAATGACATGGCGATCCGCTTGGAGTGCAGCCAGAGCAGTGGTTGCCACGACGTGGTGATGGAGGACGTTGACATAAGGAATGCAGTGCCAGGGGAGCAAGCTCAGGCTTTCTGTTTCAATGCGCATGGAAAAAAAGCCAAAGTGGTCAAGCCTGACGTCCCTTGCTTGAGCTATTGA